The Saccharothrix variisporea genome has a segment encoding these proteins:
- a CDS encoding GNAT family N-acetyltransferase, translating to MADVVVRPAREDEWDAAGAITVAAYHADQYIESRTGGYADQLADTRARARDAELLVAVDTEDTMLGTVTIAHPGTPYAEVSRAGELEFRMLAVHPDARGRGVGEALVLAVVARAREVGATRVVMSSGEHMTTAHRLYQRLGFQRFPERDWNPVPGVHLIAYGFSLELT from the coding sequence ATGGCCGATGTGGTGGTGAGGCCCGCGAGGGAGGACGAGTGGGACGCGGCCGGTGCGATCACGGTGGCGGCTTACCACGCCGACCAGTACATCGAGAGCCGGACCGGTGGGTACGCGGACCAGTTGGCCGACACCCGGGCCCGGGCGAGGGACGCCGAGTTGCTGGTCGCCGTGGACACCGAGGACACCATGCTGGGCACGGTGACGATCGCCCACCCCGGCACGCCGTACGCCGAGGTCAGCCGGGCGGGCGAGCTGGAGTTCCGGATGCTGGCCGTGCACCCGGACGCGCGGGGGCGTGGGGTCGGTGAGGCGTTGGTGCTGGCCGTGGTGGCGCGGGCTCGGGAGGTCGGGGCCACGCGAGTGGTGATGAGCAGCGGCGAGCACATGACCACCGCGCACCGGCTCTACCAGCGGCTGGGGTTCCAGCGGTTCCCCGAGCGGGACTGGAACCCCGTGCCGGGGGTGCACCTCATCGCCTACGGGTTCAGCCTCGAACTGACCTGA
- the ligA gene encoding NAD-dependent DNA ligase LigA codes for MTSDQLDQTGTAEGVEDVPAPARERHAALAEEVRGHQFRYYVLDSPTISDGEFDALLRELEALEAEHPGLATPDSPTQLVGGTFSTEFRAVDHLERMLSLDNVFSADELRAWCERVEKEVGSGAHYLCELKIDGLAVNLLYENGRLVRGLTRGDGRTGEDVTLNVRTLENVPEVLTGTDEYPVPALVEVRGEVFFAVEDFLELNARLVEAGKTPFANPRNTAAGSLRQKDPKVTASRRLRMICHGLGKREGFELTRQSEAYEALRAWGLPVSSHTRVLTSFEEMRAHVEYWGTHRHDAVHEIDGVVVKVDEVALQRRLGSTSRAPRWAIAFKYPPEEATTTLLDIKVQVGRTGRVTPFAVMEPVKVAGSTVARATLHNASEVKRKGVLIGDRIVIRKAGDVIPEVLGPVIDARPADAREFEMPASCPSCGTVLRPMKEGDVDIRCPNAATCPAQLKERLAYLASRAALDIEVLGFEGAAALVDSDVYDDEGDLFSLTPSALASVELFRTMSGELSANAVKLLENLEAAKERPLWRVLVALSIRHVGPTAARALAQEFGSIDRIKSATEEELAAAEGVGPTIATAVREWVETPWRQEIVRKWAESGVRMAEERDDSIPRNLEGLSIVVTGSLEGFSRDEAKEAILSRGGKAAGSVSKKTAFVVVGESPGSKADKAVQLKVPVLDEAGFRTLLTDGPDAARAVATVEEAAAEA; via the coding sequence GTGACCAGCGACCAGCTCGACCAGACCGGCACCGCCGAGGGTGTGGAGGACGTGCCCGCCCCCGCGCGGGAGCGCCACGCCGCGCTCGCGGAGGAGGTCCGGGGCCACCAGTTCCGGTACTACGTCCTCGACTCGCCCACGATCAGTGACGGCGAGTTCGACGCGTTGCTGCGCGAGCTGGAGGCACTGGAGGCGGAGCACCCCGGTCTGGCCACACCGGACTCGCCCACCCAGCTGGTCGGCGGCACGTTCTCCACCGAGTTCCGGGCGGTCGACCACCTGGAGCGGATGCTCAGCCTGGACAACGTGTTCTCGGCCGACGAGCTGCGGGCGTGGTGCGAGCGGGTGGAGAAGGAGGTCGGGTCGGGCGCGCACTACCTGTGCGAGCTGAAGATCGACGGGCTGGCCGTCAACCTGCTGTACGAGAACGGGCGGCTGGTGCGGGGGCTGACCCGGGGCGACGGGCGGACGGGCGAGGACGTCACGCTGAACGTGCGCACGCTGGAGAACGTGCCCGAGGTGCTGACCGGGACCGACGAGTACCCGGTGCCGGCGCTGGTCGAGGTGCGCGGCGAGGTGTTCTTCGCGGTGGAGGACTTCCTGGAGCTCAACGCGCGGCTGGTGGAGGCGGGGAAGACACCGTTCGCGAACCCGCGCAACACGGCGGCGGGGTCGTTGCGGCAGAAGGACCCGAAGGTCACGGCGTCCCGGCGGCTGCGGATGATCTGCCACGGGCTGGGCAAGCGCGAGGGTTTCGAGCTGACCCGGCAGTCGGAGGCGTACGAGGCGCTGCGGGCGTGGGGCCTGCCGGTGTCCTCGCACACCCGCGTGCTCACGTCGTTCGAGGAGATGCGGGCCCACGTCGAGTACTGGGGCACACACCGGCACGACGCCGTCCACGAGATCGACGGCGTGGTCGTGAAGGTGGACGAGGTGGCCCTGCAACGCCGCCTCGGCTCCACATCGCGCGCGCCGCGGTGGGCGATCGCGTTCAAGTACCCGCCCGAGGAAGCCACCACCACCCTGCTGGACATCAAGGTGCAGGTCGGGCGAACAGGCCGCGTGACACCGTTCGCGGTGATGGAACCGGTGAAGGTGGCCGGTTCCACGGTCGCGCGCGCCACGCTGCACAACGCCAGCGAGGTCAAGCGCAAGGGCGTCCTGATCGGCGACCGCATCGTGATCCGCAAGGCCGGCGACGTGATCCCCGAAGTCCTCGGTCCCGTGATCGACGCCCGACCGGCCGACGCGCGCGAGTTCGAGATGCCCGCGTCCTGCCCGTCGTGCGGCACGGTCCTGCGGCCGATGAAGGAGGGCGACGTCGACATCCGGTGCCCGAACGCGGCGACGTGCCCGGCGCAGCTCAAGGAACGCCTGGCCTACCTGGCGTCCCGGGCGGCGCTGGACATCGAGGTGCTCGGCTTCGAGGGCGCGGCGGCGCTGGTCGACTCCGACGTCTACGACGACGAGGGCGACCTGTTCTCGCTGACACCCTCCGCGCTCGCGTCCGTCGAGCTGTTCCGGACCATGTCCGGTGAGCTGAGCGCCAACGCCGTGAAGCTCCTGGAGAACCTGGAGGCGGCCAAGGAACGTCCACTGTGGAGGGTTCTGGTCGCGCTGTCGATCCGGCACGTGGGCCCGACCGCCGCCCGTGCCCTGGCCCAGGAGTTCGGCTCGATCGACCGCATCAAGTCCGCGACCGAGGAGGAACTGGCGGCGGCCGAGGGCGTCGGCCCCACCATCGCGACCGCCGTCCGGGAGTGGGTCGAGACCCCGTGGCGGCAGGAGATCGTGCGCAAGTGGGCCGAGTCCGGGGTCCGCATGGCCGAGGAACGCGACGACTCGATCCCCCGGAACCTGGAGGGCCTGTCGATCGTGGTGACGGGTTCGCTGGAGGGGTTCTCGCGCGACGAGGCGAAGGAGGCGATCCTGTCGCGGGGCGGCAAGGCGGCGGGCTCGGTGTCGAAGAAGACGGCGTTCGTGGTGGTCGGCGAGTCCCCCGGTTCGAAGGCGGACAAGGCCGTGCAGCTCAAGGTCCCGGTCCTGGACGAAGCCGGCTTCCGCACCCTGCTGACAGACGGCCCGGACGCCGCCCGCGCGGTAGCGACCGTCGAGGAGGCCGCCGCCGAAGCGTGA
- a CDS encoding LysR family transcriptional regulator has translation MTDLESLRLLVLVGELGSLGRAARELGIAQPSASKRLATLERGLGLALVDRGRRGSALTPAGVVVTERARVVLDELDRLTESARALRSAQQAELRVAASMTVAEHLAPGWIGELRRTRPELHVGLRVTNSETVGRLVREGAVDLGFVEKPGPLEGLSTRKVAVDRLAVVVPPGHRWTRRRPTVRDLAATPLVMRERGSGTRDTLDRALPDACPPALELGSTTAVRGAVVAGVAPAVLSVLAVALDLADGRLVEVPVEGLDLRRVLRAVWPAGRRLVGPAAELLAVAVRRSSMGA, from the coding sequence ATGACCGACCTGGAATCGCTGCGGCTGTTGGTGCTGGTCGGGGAGCTGGGCAGCCTCGGGCGGGCGGCGCGGGAACTGGGGATCGCGCAGCCCTCGGCGAGCAAGCGCCTCGCCACGCTGGAACGCGGGCTGGGCCTGGCGCTGGTGGACCGGGGCCGCCGGGGCTCGGCGCTGACGCCGGCGGGCGTGGTCGTCACCGAACGCGCCCGGGTCGTGCTGGACGAGCTGGACCGGCTGACCGAGAGCGCCCGCGCGCTGCGGTCGGCGCAGCAGGCCGAGCTGCGCGTGGCGGCGAGCATGACCGTGGCCGAGCACCTGGCGCCGGGGTGGATCGGCGAGCTGCGCCGCACCCGTCCCGAGCTGCACGTGGGCCTGCGCGTGACCAACTCGGAGACGGTCGGCCGGCTGGTCCGCGAGGGGGCGGTCGACCTGGGGTTCGTGGAGAAGCCGGGTCCGCTGGAGGGGCTGTCCACGCGCAAGGTCGCCGTGGACCGGCTCGCCGTGGTCGTCCCACCCGGCCACCGCTGGACCCGCCGCCGCCCCACCGTCCGCGACCTGGCCGCGACCCCGTTGGTGATGCGGGAACGCGGCTCCGGCACCCGCGACACCCTCGACCGGGCACTCCCGGACGCGTGCCCGCCCGCTCTGGAGCTGGGCTCGACGACGGCCGTGCGCGGGGCGGTCGTCGCAGGCGTGGCCCCTGCGGTTCTGAGCGTGCTTGCTGTGGCTCTGGATCTCGCGGACGGCCGCTTGGTGGAGGTGCCGGTGGAGGGCTTGGACCTGCGGCGGGTGCTGCGCGCGGTGTGGCCGGCCGGGCGCAGGCTGGTGGGACCTGCCGCGGAACTCCTCGCCGTGGCCGTCCGGCGTAGTTCAATGGGTGCATGA
- the gatA gene encoding Asp-tRNA(Asn)/Glu-tRNA(Gln) amidotransferase subunit GatA, giving the protein MSLIRSTAAELAAKIASREVSAVEVAQAHLDRIAEVDGAVNAFLHVDTEGALAAAKKVDDDLAAGHAPVSPLAGVPLALKDVFATEGVPTTCGSKILEGWVPPYDATVTRRLREAGVVILGKTNMDEFAMGSSTENSAYGPTRNPWDLDRIPGGSGGGSSASLAAFQAPLAIGTDTGGSIRQPGAVTGTVGVKPTYGGVSRYGLVAFSSSLDQGGPCARTVLDAALLHEVIAGHDPLDSTSINAPVPPVVAAAREGANGDLTGVKVGVVTQFSGDGYQPGVLRSFEAAVAQLKQLGAEIIEVSCPSFDYALPAYYLIAPSEASSNLARFDAMRYGLRVGDDSTRSAEEVMSLTREAGFGPEVKRRIMIGTYALSSGYYDAYYGSAQKVRTLITRDFEQAFANVDVLVSPTTPTTAFRIGERANDPMAMYKADLCTIPANLAGTPAMSVPSGLSDEDGLPVGLQIMAPALQDHRMYRVAAAYEAARGTVYLDVPELAVAR; this is encoded by the coding sequence ATGAGCCTGATCCGCAGCACCGCCGCCGAGCTGGCGGCGAAGATCGCGAGCCGCGAGGTCTCGGCCGTCGAGGTCGCGCAGGCGCACCTGGACCGGATCGCCGAGGTCGACGGCGCGGTGAACGCGTTCCTGCACGTCGACACCGAGGGCGCGCTGGCCGCCGCCAAGAAGGTGGACGACGACCTGGCCGCCGGGCACGCCCCGGTGAGCCCGCTGGCGGGTGTGCCGCTGGCGCTCAAGGACGTCTTCGCCACCGAGGGCGTGCCGACCACGTGCGGCTCGAAGATCCTCGAAGGCTGGGTCCCGCCCTACGACGCCACGGTCACCCGCCGCCTGCGCGAGGCCGGCGTCGTCATCCTCGGCAAGACCAACATGGACGAGTTCGCGATGGGCTCCTCCACCGAGAACTCCGCCTACGGCCCGACCCGCAACCCGTGGGACCTGGACCGCATCCCGGGCGGCTCGGGCGGCGGCTCGTCGGCGAGCCTCGCGGCGTTCCAGGCGCCGCTGGCGATCGGCACCGACACCGGCGGCTCGATCCGCCAGCCCGGCGCGGTCACCGGCACGGTCGGCGTGAAGCCGACCTACGGCGGCGTGTCCCGCTACGGCCTGGTCGCGTTCTCCAGCTCGCTGGACCAGGGCGGCCCGTGCGCCCGGACGGTGCTGGACGCGGCCCTGCTGCACGAGGTCATCGCCGGTCACGACCCGCTGGACTCGACCTCCATCAACGCCCCGGTGCCGCCGGTGGTCGCCGCCGCCCGCGAGGGTGCGAACGGTGACCTGACCGGTGTGAAGGTCGGCGTGGTGACGCAGTTCAGCGGTGACGGCTACCAGCCGGGCGTGCTGCGGTCGTTCGAGGCCGCGGTGGCGCAGCTCAAGCAGCTGGGCGCGGAGATCATCGAGGTCTCGTGCCCGAGCTTCGACTACGCGCTGCCCGCCTACTACCTGATCGCGCCCAGCGAGGCGTCCTCGAACCTGGCCCGGTTCGACGCCATGCGCTACGGCCTGCGGGTGGGCGACGACTCGACGCGCAGCGCCGAGGAGGTCATGTCGCTGACCCGCGAGGCCGGCTTCGGCCCGGAGGTCAAGCGGCGGATCATGATCGGCACCTACGCGCTGTCGTCGGGCTACTACGACGCCTACTACGGCTCGGCGCAGAAGGTGCGGACGCTGATCACCCGCGACTTCGAGCAGGCGTTCGCGAACGTGGACGTGCTGGTCTCCCCGACCACGCCGACCACGGCGTTCCGCATCGGCGAGCGCGCGAACGACCCGATGGCGATGTACAAGGCGGACCTCTGCACGATCCCGGCGAACCTCGCCGGCACGCCCGCCATGTCCGTCCCGAGTGGACTGTCCGACGAGGACGGCCTGCCGGTGGGCCTGCAGATCATGGCCCCGGCGTTGCAGGACCACCGGATGTACCGGGTGGCGGCGGCCTACGAGGCGGCGCGCGGCACGGTCTACCTCGACGTCCCGGAACTGGCGGTGGCGCGGTGA
- a CDS encoding succinate dehydrogenase/fumarate reductase iron-sulfur subunit: protein MKLTLRIWRQHGSSGRLAEYVMDDLSPDMSFLEALDVLNEKLILAGEEPVAFDHDCREGICGMCGVMINGVAHGPQKATTACQLHLRHFKDGDVLTVEPWRADPFPVVRDLVVDRSAFDRIIAAGGYVSVPTGSAPDAHALPVPKPDADTAFEAAACIGCGACVAACPNGSAMLFTAAKATHLGVLPQGQPERYQRARNMVAEHDALGFGGCTNTGACTSVCPKGIPLTTIARLNADLLRAHTTKSDR from the coding sequence GTGAAACTGACCCTGCGGATCTGGCGGCAGCACGGCTCGTCGGGGCGGCTCGCGGAGTACGTCATGGACGACCTTTCGCCGGACATGTCGTTCCTGGAGGCGTTGGACGTCCTAAACGAGAAACTCATCCTCGCCGGCGAGGAACCGGTGGCGTTCGACCACGACTGCCGTGAGGGCATCTGCGGCATGTGTGGCGTGATGATCAACGGCGTGGCGCACGGGCCGCAGAAGGCGACCACGGCGTGCCAACTGCACTTGCGGCACTTCAAGGACGGCGACGTGCTCACGGTGGAGCCGTGGCGCGCGGACCCGTTCCCGGTGGTGCGGGACCTGGTGGTGGACCGGTCGGCGTTCGACCGGATCATCGCGGCCGGCGGGTACGTCAGCGTGCCCACCGGCAGTGCCCCCGACGCCCACGCCCTGCCCGTGCCCAAGCCGGACGCGGACACGGCGTTCGAGGCGGCGGCGTGCATCGGCTGCGGGGCGTGCGTGGCGGCGTGCCCGAACGGGTCGGCGATGCTGTTCACCGCGGCGAAGGCCACCCACCTGGGCGTGCTGCCGCAGGGGCAGCCTGAGCGGTACCAGCGGGCGCGGAACATGGTCGCCGAGCACGACGCCTTGGGGTTCGGTGGGTGCACCAACACCGGTGCGTGCACATCGGTGTGCCCTAAAGGCATCCCGTTGACCACCATTGCGCGGTTGAACGCGGACCTGCTGAGGGCTCACACCACCAAGAGCGACAGGTAG
- a CDS encoding 3-keto-5-aminohexanoate cleavage protein: MLQACLNGAREPGSHPALPVTPQQLAADAAALAELGVTHFHLHPRDVVGLEVIAGPEVATTVAVVRAAVPHAELGVTTAAWIQPDPVRRAELVRGWAGLAAGRPDVASVNVHEDGWREVVRALQDAGIGIELGIFHTEAARTLAAEGVPAGTRRILAEVQPGETIEHAEALLTILEPLGTPILLHGEDDSAWPILDHAARLELDTRIGLEDTLLNPDGRRTSDNAELVTYAQRTLRTNAVR; this comes from the coding sequence GTGCTCCAGGCCTGCCTCAACGGTGCCCGCGAACCCGGCAGTCACCCGGCGCTGCCGGTCACCCCGCAGCAGCTCGCCGCCGACGCCGCCGCGCTGGCCGAGCTCGGCGTCACGCACTTCCACCTGCACCCGCGGGACGTCGTCGGCCTGGAGGTCATCGCCGGTCCCGAGGTCGCGACGACGGTGGCGGTGGTCCGGGCCGCCGTCCCGCACGCCGAGCTGGGCGTCACGACCGCCGCCTGGATCCAGCCCGACCCGGTGCGCCGCGCGGAACTCGTGCGCGGCTGGGCGGGCCTGGCCGCCGGACGCCCGGACGTCGCCTCGGTGAACGTCCACGAGGACGGCTGGCGCGAGGTGGTCCGCGCCCTCCAGGACGCGGGCATCGGCATCGAGCTGGGCATCTTCCACACCGAGGCGGCCCGCACCCTGGCCGCCGAGGGCGTGCCCGCCGGCACCCGCCGCATCCTGGCCGAGGTCCAGCCCGGCGAGACGATCGAGCACGCGGAAGCGCTGCTGACCATCCTCGAACCGCTCGGCACACCGATCCTGCTGCACGGCGAGGACGACAGCGCCTGGCCCATCCTCGACCACGCCGCCCGCCTGGAACTGGACACCCGCATCGGTCTGGAGGACACCCTCCTCAACCCGGACGGCCGCCGGACCAGCGACAACGCCGAACTGGTCACCTACGCCCAACGCACCCTGCGCACCAACGCCGTCCGCTAG
- the gatC gene encoding Asp-tRNA(Asn)/Glu-tRNA(Gln) amidotransferase subunit GatC: MPSISRDEVAHLARLARLAVTDDELDLFAGQLDVILQSVATVGDIATADIPPTSHAVPLTNVFREDVVRPSLGQQQALAGAPAAEDGRFRVPRILGEEA; the protein is encoded by the coding sequence GTGCCCAGCATCTCCCGCGACGAGGTCGCGCACCTGGCCCGCCTGGCCAGGCTCGCCGTCACCGACGACGAGCTTGACCTGTTCGCCGGCCAGTTGGACGTGATCCTGCAGTCGGTGGCCACGGTGGGCGACATCGCCACCGCGGACATCCCGCCCACTTCGCACGCCGTTCCGCTGACCAACGTGTTCCGCGAGGACGTGGTGCGTCCCAGCCTCGGTCAGCAGCAGGCGCTCGCGGGCGCCCCCGCCGCCGAGGACGGCCGCTTCCGCGTGCCGCGCATCCTTGGGGAAGAAGCATGA
- a CDS encoding ACT domain-containing protein codes for MSFLLRVQLPDRPGTLGAVASALGEIGADILSVDVVERGSGVAIDDLVVELPSGRLPDTLITAAESIEGVEVDAVRPYAGVLDTHRELELVEEVAEEPARGLEIFTEGVPKIIRAGWAVVLGYDGAGVHRQTASAAAPETRMQNPPWMPLARATVLDGEEPWVPETWRELGTELAATPLGKPDRVLLVGRPGGPMFRAAEVARLAHLAGIVAVVLPD; via the coding sequence GTGTCCTTCCTGCTCCGGGTCCAGCTCCCGGACCGTCCCGGCACCCTGGGCGCGGTCGCCTCCGCGCTCGGCGAGATCGGGGCCGACATCCTCAGCGTGGACGTGGTGGAGCGCGGTTCCGGCGTGGCCATCGACGACCTGGTGGTGGAGCTGCCGTCCGGCCGGCTGCCGGACACGCTCATCACCGCCGCGGAGTCCATCGAGGGCGTCGAGGTGGACGCGGTGCGGCCGTACGCGGGCGTCCTGGACACCCACCGCGAGCTGGAGCTGGTCGAGGAGGTCGCCGAGGAACCGGCGAGGGGCCTGGAGATCTTCACCGAGGGCGTCCCCAAGATCATCCGCGCGGGCTGGGCGGTGGTGCTGGGCTACGACGGCGCCGGCGTCCACCGCCAGACCGCCTCGGCGGCCGCCCCGGAAACCCGCATGCAGAACCCGCCGTGGATGCCCCTGGCGCGGGCGACGGTGCTCGACGGCGAGGAGCCGTGGGTCCCGGAGACGTGGCGCGAACTGGGCACGGAGCTGGCCGCGACTCCACTGGGCAAGCCGGACCGGGTGCTGTTGGTCGGGCGTCCGGGTGGCCCGATGTTCCGGGCGGCGGAGGTCGCGCGGCTGGCGCACCTGGCGGGGATCGTCGCAGTCGTCCTGCCCGACTAG
- a CDS encoding YeiH family protein, whose translation MTPSRLAAYREPASTPTLVVVLICALVLGVVLGGHLPPLAAVTRRLLRAGVVLLGLQLSLPQLVDLGPGVLLAAVLTVAVTFTGTLWLGKRLRVPKELTVLMASGFSICGASAIAAVAAEEDEDHVATSVALVTLFGTLTMIALPLLGASPEWIGLSVHEVAQVAVAAPAAGAATAMAVKLSRVALLAPVAALAGRRRDTPLLPLFLVGFLAMVVVRSTGFVPEDVLSVTKTTTTVLFAAAMFGLGTAVRPRRLLATGPRAMLLGLLATLLVCSVGYLSLLVV comes from the coding sequence ATGACCCCATCGCGACTTGCCGCCTACCGCGAGCCCGCGAGCACACCCACCCTCGTAGTCGTGCTGATCTGCGCGTTGGTGTTGGGGGTCGTCCTGGGTGGGCACCTGCCGCCGCTCGCCGCCGTGACCCGGCGGCTGCTGCGGGCCGGTGTCGTCCTCCTGGGCTTGCAGTTGTCGCTGCCGCAACTGGTCGACCTGGGGCCGGGGGTCCTGCTGGCGGCCGTGCTCACGGTCGCCGTGACCTTCACGGGCACGCTGTGGCTGGGCAAGCGTTTGCGCGTACCCAAGGAACTCACCGTGCTGATGGCCAGCGGGTTCTCCATCTGCGGCGCGTCGGCGATCGCGGCCGTGGCGGCGGAGGAGGACGAGGACCACGTGGCCACCAGCGTCGCCCTGGTGACGTTGTTCGGGACGCTGACCATGATCGCCCTGCCACTGCTGGGCGCGTCCCCGGAGTGGATCGGGTTGAGCGTGCACGAGGTGGCGCAGGTCGCGGTGGCCGCGCCCGCCGCCGGGGCCGCGACCGCGATGGCGGTGAAGCTGAGCCGGGTGGCGCTGCTCGCCCCCGTCGCCGCGCTGGCCGGGCGGCGGCGGGACACCCCGCTGCTCCCGTTGTTCCTGGTCGGGTTCCTGGCGATGGTGGTCGTGCGGTCGACCGGGTTCGTGCCCGAGGACGTGCTCAGCGTGACGAAAACGACGACCACCGTGCTCTTCGCGGCGGCCATGTTCGGGTTGGGAACGGCGGTCCGGCCGCGGCGACTGCTCGCGACCGGACCGCGGGCGATGCTGCTCGGGTTGTTGGCGACGCTCTTGGTGTGCTCGGTGGGCTACCTGTCGCTCTTGGTGGTGTGA
- a CDS encoding nucleotidyltransferase domain-containing protein produces MASSVETTLAEVEIVAQSRAAQIGEAVLAAGRSAVGSVPQGLTAEAFSAAGTRLRAGLGVVGEDVVGDYVQGSRAAGTAKPTSDIDFAIRVSPERFDELIALRFGTPNPGSAKERTMLHAIKTGKIHVGEAGLRGLRGSLEAELGMEVDLSVIRVGGPFDNPPYIEVPR; encoded by the coding sequence ATGGCGTCGAGCGTGGAGACGACGCTCGCCGAGGTGGAGATCGTCGCCCAGTCGCGGGCGGCCCAGATCGGCGAGGCCGTGCTCGCGGCGGGGCGTTCCGCCGTCGGCTCCGTCCCCCAGGGCCTCACGGCGGAGGCGTTCTCGGCGGCGGGCACCCGGCTACGCGCTGGGCTGGGCGTTGTCGGCGAAGATGTGGTGGGGGATTACGTACAGGGGTCGCGGGCCGCTGGAACGGCGAAACCGACCAGCGACATCGACTTCGCCATCCGGGTCAGCCCCGAACGGTTCGACGAGCTGATCGCCCTGCGGTTCGGGACGCCGAATCCGGGCAGTGCGAAGGAGAGGACGATGCTGCACGCCATCAAGACGGGGAAGATCCACGTGGGGGAGGCCGGGTTGAGGGGGCTGCGCGGATCGCTGGAGGCCGAACTGGGCATGGAAGTCGACCTGTCGGTCATCCGCGTCGGGGGTCCCTTCGACAACCCGCCCTACATCGAGGTGCCGCGGTGA
- a CDS encoding protein-tyrosine phosphatase family protein — protein MLSGAIQLPDGAWIRGRGLRQPAPDDTPAFGLYLGTSRREMPWPHEWVDWPDFRLPRSPERAVEQIRALHARALAGEDVEVACGGGVGRTGTVVACLAVLAGVPAGEAVAWTRAHYRKRAVETPWQKRWVTRFPH, from the coding sequence ATGTTGAGCGGTGCGATCCAACTCCCCGACGGCGCCTGGATCCGGGGCCGCGGGCTGCGCCAACCCGCGCCCGACGACACACCCGCGTTCGGGCTGTACCTGGGGACGTCCCGGCGCGAGATGCCCTGGCCGCACGAGTGGGTCGACTGGCCGGACTTCCGACTGCCCCGGTCCCCGGAACGCGCCGTCGAACAGATCCGCGCCCTGCACGCCCGCGCGCTCGCCGGTGAGGACGTCGAGGTCGCGTGCGGGGGCGGGGTCGGTCGGACGGGGACGGTCGTCGCTTGTCTCGCGGTGCTGGCGGGGGTGCCGGCGGGGGAGGCGGTGGCGTGGACGCGGGCGCACTACCGGAAGCGGGCCGTGGAGACGCCGTGGCAGAAGCGCTGGGTGACCCGTTTCCCGCACTGA